Proteins encoded within one genomic window of Bacillus sp. F19:
- a CDS encoding MFS transporter — MHPTKLSKRHWLLILTLSLLTFVLGTSEFVIVGILTDISSSLHMTNAKAGTLVSAFAITFAIATPLVMSATSHFPKRKWMLFLIGSFIVLNALCVISTSYIMLLALRIMTAIVTGVLISLAMIVASETMPIKKRGLAISFVFGGFTLANVVGVPIGIVISESYGWNATFMLTTFLGGLAFLASFFVLPTRLSQIRSSIRDQFSLMTNPRILMAFFIPALGFGATYTVFTYLVPILKGMEVPNHSISLILFGYGFISIFSNILAGKIASHNAIGRLRFVFLVQAVVLTSLFWTTNHFILGLANIGLMSLMAILLTTSTQLYLIDLAGIYQPKATGLAASLMPVASNVGIAFGSALGGIVYHQGNLMNVTWVGGVVAVCASLLTFFCHLLDQKQKKSA; from the coding sequence ATGCACCCCACAAAATTATCCAAGCGACATTGGTTGCTCATCTTAACACTTTCTTTATTAACATTTGTTCTCGGGACAAGCGAATTTGTTATTGTCGGAATCTTAACCGATATTTCCTCGAGCCTTCATATGACAAATGCAAAAGCAGGCACACTCGTTTCTGCGTTTGCAATTACATTTGCCATCGCCACACCACTAGTGATGTCAGCAACAAGTCATTTTCCAAAGCGTAAATGGATGTTGTTTTTGATAGGATCTTTCATCGTCCTGAATGCTTTGTGTGTAATCTCGACAAGCTACATCATGCTCCTTGCACTTCGGATTATGACAGCGATTGTAACAGGAGTATTAATCTCTCTAGCCATGATTGTTGCAAGTGAAACCATGCCGATTAAAAAACGCGGACTTGCTATATCATTCGTTTTCGGTGGTTTCACACTTGCAAATGTCGTTGGAGTGCCAATTGGTATTGTCATCTCCGAATCGTACGGCTGGAATGCCACTTTCATGTTAACTACTTTCCTAGGAGGATTGGCGTTTTTGGCATCTTTTTTCGTCTTGCCTACTAGACTCAGCCAAATACGCAGTTCGATACGGGATCAGTTTTCTTTAATGACCAATCCAAGAATTTTGATGGCTTTTTTCATTCCTGCTCTCGGATTTGGCGCAACTTATACCGTCTTTACGTACCTTGTTCCTATCTTGAAGGGAATGGAAGTACCAAATCATTCAATTAGTTTAATCTTATTTGGTTACGGATTTATCTCGATTTTCAGCAACATCCTCGCCGGTAAAATTGCCAGCCACAATGCAATCGGTCGCCTTCGGTTTGTTTTTCTCGTGCAGGCAGTTGTTCTGACAAGTTTATTTTGGACTACAAATCATTTTATTTTAGGACTGGCAAACATTGGCTTGATGTCGTTAATGGCCATCCTCTTAACAACATCTACTCAGCTTTATTTAATAGACCTCGCCGGAATTTATCAGCCAAAAGCAACAGGACTCGCTGCTTCACTTATGCCAGTGGCAAGCAACGTAGGTATCGCTTTTGGTTCTGCATTAGGCGGAATTGTATACCATCAAGGGAATTTAATGAATGTCACATGGGTCGGTGGAGTAGTTGCAGTCTGTGCAAGTCTGCTAACTTTCTTTTGTCATCTTTTAGATCAAAAACAAAAGAAATCAGCATAA
- a CDS encoding LysR family transcriptional regulator substrate-binding protein — MVDIPLVMYPQGKCGRDLIDRWCDRQGITINSVMETGSATSLFQLVQKDIGATIQPSQLIENFQSLGIRSIPIENAPTRELDIFYRNDKYLSKAAEGFMKRVIERFIGMSFRSVEIEKI, encoded by the coding sequence TTGGTAGATATACCACTTGTCATGTATCCTCAAGGGAAATGCGGTCGTGACTTAATCGATAGATGGTGTGATAGACAAGGAATAACGATTAATAGTGTTATGGAAACCGGCTCGGCTACATCATTGTTTCAACTCGTTCAAAAAGACATTGGTGCTACTATTCAACCCAGCCAACTTATCGAAAACTTCCAATCGCTAGGTATTCGATCAATACCTATTGAAAATGCACCAACGAGAGAACTTGATATCTTCTACCGTAACGACAAATATTTGAGTAAAGCAGCTGAAGGTTTCATGAAAAGAGTTATAGAACGATTCATCGGCATGTCATTTAGGTCAGTGGAAATAGAGAAAATATAG
- the rlmH gene encoding 23S rRNA (pseudouridine(1915)-N(3))-methyltransferase RlmH, with amino-acid sequence MNITICTIGKLKEKYLKQGIDEFLKRLTPYAKIEIIELPDEKAPENLSESEMEQVKQREGERILSKISEDTHVIALAIEGKMKSSEQLASDLDRLATYGKSKVAFVIGGSLGLSSEVMKRANDTLSFSKMTFPHQLMRLILVEQVYRAFRINRGEPYHK; translated from the coding sequence GTGAATATAACAATTTGTACAATCGGAAAGTTAAAAGAGAAATATCTAAAACAGGGAATCGATGAGTTTTTAAAGCGATTAACACCATATGCAAAAATCGAAATCATCGAACTGCCTGACGAAAAAGCGCCTGAAAACCTAAGCGAATCCGAAATGGAGCAGGTAAAACAGCGGGAAGGCGAACGGATCTTATCCAAAATCTCGGAAGACACCCACGTCATCGCCCTTGCGATTGAAGGAAAAATGAAATCTTCCGAGCAGCTTGCATCTGACTTGGATCGCCTTGCTACCTATGGAAAAAGCAAAGTTGCATTTGTTATTGGCGGATCACTGGGGTTGAGCAGCGAGGTCATGAAGCGGGCGAATGATACGCTTTCTTTTTCAAAAATGACGTTTCCTCATCAGTTAATGCGATTGATTTTGGTGGAGCAGGTTTATCGGGCTTTTCGGATTAATCGGGGGGAACCGTATCATAAGTAA
- a CDS encoding CxxH/CxxC protein, translated as MKCCEEHIELAIDMYVDEHEIAPEIEKIREINKLSTTCELCTNPAVYIVGN; from the coding sequence ATGAAATGCTGTGAAGAACACATAGAATTAGCCATTGATATGTATGTAGACGAGCATGAAATTGCGCCAGAAATCGAAAAAATCAGAGAAATCAACAAGTTATCCACAACCTGTGAATTGTGCACAAACCCTGCTGTATATATAGTGGGGAACTAA
- a CDS encoding S1C family serine protease, which produces MGYYDQDYEQDNRRQKGNRGGKFLPGLLGAILGGLLVIFSIPVLANMDILPYDLALGDDEEETEDQTPNATEPSKNISVDVSTAVTQAVDKVSKAVVGVVNIQEAGFWNEKGEAGTGSGVIYKKEGGNAFVVTNYHVIAGATQVELSLSDGTRVPAEVLGSDELMDLAVLRTESKQVEQVAEFANSDNVKPGEPVIAIGNPLGLQFSGSVTQGIISGTERAIPVDSNNDGEVDWNAEVLQTDAAINPGNSGGALVNIDGKLIGINSMKIAQSAVEGIGLAIPINLAVPIIDDLETYGEVRRPFLGIGMRSLNEVSSYHWEETLKLPEKVRSGVVVMSVNPVSPAGQAGLKELDVITEFDGQEVKDIIDLRKQLYKKAVGESVKLTFYREGKEQSVKLKLGEEQEG; this is translated from the coding sequence ATGGGTTATTACGATCAGGACTATGAACAGGATAATCGAAGACAAAAGGGAAACCGGGGCGGGAAGTTTCTGCCAGGCCTGCTTGGCGCTATTTTGGGAGGTCTTCTTGTCATTTTTTCCATTCCTGTGCTTGCAAATATGGATATCCTTCCATATGACCTGGCATTAGGAGATGACGAAGAGGAAACTGAGGATCAGACTCCGAACGCAACCGAACCTTCCAAAAACATTTCAGTCGATGTAAGCACGGCTGTTACCCAAGCTGTCGACAAAGTCTCAAAAGCTGTCGTTGGCGTGGTTAATATTCAGGAAGCCGGTTTCTGGAATGAAAAAGGCGAAGCTGGAACAGGATCAGGTGTCATTTACAAAAAAGAAGGCGGCAATGCTTTCGTGGTCACCAACTATCACGTCATCGCCGGAGCCACTCAGGTTGAACTGAGCTTAAGTGATGGAACCCGTGTACCTGCTGAAGTCCTCGGAAGCGATGAGCTGATGGATCTGGCCGTTCTCCGAACAGAAAGCAAACAAGTGGAGCAAGTCGCGGAATTTGCGAATTCTGACAATGTGAAGCCTGGAGAACCCGTCATTGCCATTGGTAACCCATTAGGCCTTCAATTTTCAGGTTCAGTCACACAGGGCATCATTTCTGGTACAGAAAGAGCCATTCCCGTTGATTCCAATAATGATGGAGAGGTTGACTGGAATGCAGAAGTTCTTCAGACTGATGCTGCTATCAACCCTGGAAACAGCGGCGGAGCGCTCGTGAATATCGATGGAAAATTAATTGGCATTAACTCAATGAAGATTGCCCAATCAGCAGTAGAAGGCATCGGGCTTGCTATTCCGATCAATCTTGCTGTTCCAATTATTGATGACTTAGAAACGTACGGAGAAGTCAGACGCCCGTTCCTTGGCATCGGCATGCGTTCTTTAAATGAAGTATCAAGCTATCATTGGGAAGAAACACTGAAGCTTCCGGAAAAAGTACGGTCAGGTGTAGTGGTCATGAGCGTAAATCCGGTCTCACCGGCAGGCCAGGCTGGACTGAAGGAGCTTGATGTTATTACTGAATTCGATGGCCAAGAAGTAAAAGATATTATCGACCTTAGAAAACAGTTATATAAAAAAGCTGTTGGTGAAAGTGTAAAACTTACTTTTTACCGGGAAGGAAAAGAACAATCGGTTAAGCTGAAGCTTGGAGAAGAACAGGAGGGTTAA
- a CDS encoding MBL fold metallo-hydrolase, producing the protein MSLQFSVLASGSTGNATYIETDQHSLLVDAGFSGKQMEVLFQMIGKKINQLSGILVTHEHSDHIKGLGILARKYKLPIYANEKTWNAMEGQIGAVHPDQKFIFQTGTVQSFGGLDVESFGVSHDAAEPMFYAFHHDGKKLALITDTGYVSDRMKGIIDNADTFVFESNHDVDMLRMGHYPWSVKRRILSDVGHVSNEDAALAMTDVIGDKTKRIYLAHLSKDNNMKELARMSVEQTLASKGFMSGEQFELYDTDPKNPTPLVQV; encoded by the coding sequence ATGAGCTTGCAATTCAGTGTTCTCGCAAGCGGAAGCACGGGCAATGCCACTTATATAGAAACAGATCAGCATTCATTGCTCGTTGATGCGGGATTCAGCGGAAAACAAATGGAAGTGCTGTTTCAGATGATCGGAAAGAAAATCAATCAGTTATCCGGTATTCTGGTTACCCACGAACACAGTGATCATATTAAAGGTTTAGGGATTCTTGCAAGAAAATACAAGTTGCCGATTTACGCGAATGAGAAAACGTGGAATGCGATGGAAGGGCAGATTGGAGCCGTTCATCCTGATCAAAAGTTTATTTTCCAGACGGGCACCGTTCAGTCATTTGGAGGACTAGATGTAGAATCATTCGGCGTATCACATGATGCAGCAGAGCCTATGTTTTATGCCTTTCACCATGATGGAAAGAAGCTGGCACTAATTACGGATACAGGGTATGTGAGTGACAGAATGAAGGGGATCATCGATAATGCGGATACCTTTGTTTTTGAAAGCAACCATGATGTGGACATGCTCAGAATGGGTCACTATCCGTGGAGTGTCAAACGCAGGATTTTAAGCGATGTAGGGCATGTTTCAAATGAAGATGCTGCGCTTGCAATGACCGATGTAATCGGAGATAAAACAAAAAGAATTTACCTGGCGCATTTAAGCAAAGACAACAATATGAAAGAGCTCGCAAGGATGTCTGTGGAGCAGACTCTTGCAAGTAAAGGATTTATGTCCGGCGAACAGTTTGAACTGTACGATACAGATCCTAAAAACCCAACGCCCCTCGTTCAGGTCTAA
- a CDS encoding two-component system regulatory protein YycI: MDWSKTKSIFILAFLVLNTFLAIQYFNIIITNSRYDVIQKATVEEQLAAEGITYGELPKGNEKGAYITAESKVFSEEELKALSNQEILNVENNFTGLKAEFEKPIGLPETNTQSKLNQIVRENILYGDQYVLWKTDKVENTIVYIQTYNDRMVFQDLSTDQNIGMLTLYLNDKDQIVSYEQTMLENIEDLEERQDTLPAIKALEALYNKNDLKPNSKVTEVQFGYYTPFPLSGEQILAPTWHIVVNEKEDYYVNALEGQVIRSNEKLE, translated from the coding sequence ATGGATTGGAGTAAGACGAAATCCATTTTTATACTGGCATTTCTCGTTCTGAATACATTTTTAGCGATTCAATATTTTAATATTATCATTACAAACAGCAGATATGACGTCATTCAAAAAGCAACGGTTGAAGAACAGCTTGCAGCTGAGGGAATTACCTACGGCGAGCTTCCTAAGGGAAATGAAAAAGGGGCTTACATCACAGCCGAAAGCAAGGTTTTCTCAGAGGAAGAACTGAAGGCATTATCCAATCAGGAGATTCTTAATGTTGAAAATAACTTCACCGGATTAAAAGCAGAATTTGAAAAGCCGATTGGACTGCCTGAGACAAATACTCAAAGCAAATTGAATCAGATAGTCCGCGAGAACATTCTGTACGGAGATCAATATGTCTTATGGAAGACAGATAAAGTCGAAAATACGATCGTCTATATTCAAACATATAATGATAGAATGGTCTTTCAGGACCTTTCTACTGATCAAAACATCGGAATGCTGACCCTCTATTTAAATGATAAGGATCAGATTGTCAGCTATGAGCAGACAATGCTTGAAAATATTGAGGACTTGGAAGAAAGACAGGACACCCTCCCTGCCATTAAGGCATTGGAGGCTCTCTACAACAAAAATGATTTAAAGCCAAACAGCAAAGTGACAGAGGTGCAATTTGGCTACTATACACCTTTTCCTTTATCAGGAGAACAGATTTTAGCGCCGACATGGCATATCGTTGTAAATGAGAAAGAAGATTATTATGTAAATGCATTAGAAGGACAAGTGATCCGTTCTAATGAAAAATTGGAGTGA
- the yycH gene encoding two-component system activity regulator YycH, translated as MNREQAKTVILVLLVCSSVFFTYNLWTFKPNYDFIQNSQYLENEPISQEKKEPANVIRPYQMFVHQNAEHYGTFKAENIDFVWNQLRNWNISEVKNVSGRYTSDQLDEWLNGKSETKKIEFVFSDKIPFEIFQSIFQYKSQKTIYSSFDRIVLPQGKANQPQKIIFVSVEQRLVYEASISNENARNFIASIIEKKENLDPYVSIDLLDDKNLLLPEGKIELDQRKYIIESINGEDFKQALFTNPSYVRREMKPTQNVYTDGTSLLTVYPSQERLRFVNPTIDPSMFIERGKAMKQSIEFLNDHGGWTDEYQFYNMDPDSQLVSFRLMVDFIPVFENNTNTFGPTEISMRWGNNEIATYLRPLYSLDTGFVRNAVKMPNSKEILTLLEQTKTIEKENVKRVFPAYEMSATAEPRIVELKPYWYAETVSGQFIKLQTGNETLGGKSDGLE; from the coding sequence ATGAATCGTGAACAAGCAAAAACAGTTATATTAGTGCTGCTGGTCTGCTCCAGTGTGTTTTTTACGTATAACCTGTGGACCTTTAAGCCTAACTATGACTTTATACAAAACAGCCAGTATTTAGAAAATGAACCTATCAGCCAAGAGAAAAAAGAGCCGGCCAATGTGATCCGTCCCTATCAGATGTTTGTCCATCAAAATGCGGAGCATTATGGGACGTTTAAAGCTGAGAATATTGATTTTGTATGGAATCAGCTGAGAAACTGGAATATCAGCGAAGTGAAAAATGTCTCAGGCCGATATACCTCTGATCAGCTTGATGAGTGGCTGAATGGAAAAAGTGAAACAAAAAAAATAGAATTTGTTTTCAGTGACAAAATTCCATTTGAAATCTTTCAATCTATCTTTCAATATAAATCGCAAAAAACAATCTACTCTTCTTTTGACCGGATTGTTCTGCCGCAGGGAAAAGCAAATCAGCCGCAAAAAATCATTTTCGTTTCTGTAGAGCAAAGACTGGTATATGAAGCATCGATCAGCAACGAAAATGCAAGAAACTTCATTGCATCCATCATTGAAAAAAAGGAAAACTTGGACCCTTATGTTTCAATAGATCTCTTAGATGATAAGAACTTGCTTCTTCCAGAGGGCAAAATTGAATTGGATCAGAGGAAGTATATCATTGAATCCATTAACGGTGAGGATTTCAAACAGGCGCTCTTTACGAATCCAAGCTATGTCAGAAGAGAAATGAAGCCTACTCAGAACGTCTATACAGACGGAACAAGCTTACTGACCGTTTATCCAAGCCAGGAGAGATTAAGGTTTGTCAATCCGACCATTGATCCGAGCATGTTTATTGAACGGGGCAAAGCTATGAAACAAAGCATTGAGTTCTTAAACGATCATGGCGGCTGGACAGATGAGTATCAGTTTTACAACATGGATCCTGACAGCCAGCTTGTCTCATTTCGTCTAATGGTAGACTTTATTCCCGTGTTTGAAAATAACACCAATACGTTTGGACCGACTGAAATTTCCATGCGCTGGGGCAATAACGAAATTGCAACATATTTGCGCCCTCTATACAGTTTGGATACAGGATTTGTTCGGAATGCAGTAAAAATGCCAAACAGCAAAGAAATCCTGACTCTGCTTGAGCAGACAAAGACCATTGAAAAAGAAAATGTGAAGAGGGTATTTCCTGCTTATGAAATGTCTGCAACAGCAGAGCCGAGAATTGTTGAACTTAAGCCGTACTGGTACGCAGAAACGGTGAGCGGCCAATTTATAAAGCTGCAGACAGGAAATGAAACGCTTGGAGGTAAAAGTGATGGATTGGAGTAA
- the walK gene encoding cell wall metabolism sensor histidine kinase WalK produces MNKVGFFRSIHFKFVMVYVLLIMIAMQIIGVYFVQQLERSLTENFNTSITQRINFINYSIEQEMTKERTEDSAGTQPTLEEDITAILKDFAKDEIQEIRVIDKNSRVIATSDPNNSDIIGKRTTEVLVKRTLVFEKPDEKVYIERDTSRRVWISSTPIKNIDQETIGALYLVASMEEVFSQMRVINGILATGTGISLAITAILGVFLARTITRPMSDMRKQAIELAKGNFSRKVRVYGDDEIGQLAITFNNLTDKLEEAQASTEGERKKLASVIAHMTDGVIATNRTGEVILVNNPALEMLNVSRETVYEVPITKILGIEDEYTFDSLIEQQDSLILDASSEDKPYILRVNFSVIQKEQKWNNGLIAVIYDITEQEKIDEERREFVANVSHELRTPLTTMRSYLEALADGAWEDKEIAPQFLNVTQNETERMIRLVNDLLQLSKLDSKDYRFNKEWINFTNFFNQIIDRFEMTKEQHVTFLRKLPEEKLYVDIDSDKITQVLDNIISNALKYSPEGGLITFKAEVHEDKLQISVTDQGMGIPKGTENKIFERFYRVDKARTRKLGGTGLGLAIAKEMIGAHDGEIWAESVEGKGTTILFTLPFTRDQEDDWDES; encoded by the coding sequence ATGAATAAAGTAGGTTTTTTTAGATCAATCCATTTTAAATTCGTAATGGTTTATGTGCTCCTGATCATGATTGCCATGCAAATCATTGGAGTCTATTTTGTACAGCAGCTTGAGAGATCTTTAACAGAAAACTTCAACACCTCCATTACACAAAGAATTAATTTCATTAATTACAGCATAGAACAGGAAATGACAAAAGAACGAACAGAAGATTCTGCCGGCACACAGCCGACACTTGAAGAGGATATCACGGCTATTTTAAAGGATTTTGCAAAGGATGAAATCCAGGAAATTAGAGTCATTGATAAAAACAGCCGCGTAATCGCTACATCAGATCCGAATAATAGCGATATTATCGGGAAACGGACAACGGAAGTTCTCGTAAAACGGACGCTTGTATTCGAAAAGCCTGATGAAAAAGTCTATATTGAACGTGATACAAGCAGACGGGTATGGATTTCATCAACCCCTATTAAAAATATAGACCAAGAAACCATTGGTGCTCTTTACTTAGTTGCTTCAATGGAAGAAGTATTTTCTCAAATGCGGGTGATTAATGGAATCTTAGCAACAGGGACAGGTATTTCCTTGGCAATTACCGCTATTCTGGGTGTATTCCTTGCACGTACTATTACAAGGCCAATGTCTGATATGAGAAAACAGGCGATTGAGCTTGCTAAGGGGAATTTCTCCAGAAAAGTTAGAGTATACGGTGATGATGAAATTGGACAGCTTGCTATCACGTTTAATAATCTGACAGATAAACTTGAAGAAGCACAGGCATCTACAGAAGGAGAACGCAAGAAGCTGGCATCTGTTATTGCGCATATGACCGATGGCGTCATCGCAACAAATCGAACTGGGGAAGTCATACTAGTTAATAATCCTGCCCTGGAAATGCTTAATGTTTCACGTGAAACCGTTTATGAGGTGCCAATTACTAAAATCCTTGGAATTGAAGATGAGTATACGTTTGATAGTTTAATTGAACAGCAGGACTCACTTATTTTGGATGCAAGCTCTGAGGATAAGCCGTACATCCTGAGAGTAAACTTTTCAGTTATTCAAAAAGAGCAAAAATGGAATAATGGTCTGATTGCCGTCATTTATGATATTACCGAACAGGAAAAAATTGATGAGGAAAGACGCGAATTTGTAGCAAACGTATCTCATGAACTCAGAACGCCGCTTACGACGATGAGAAGCTACTTAGAAGCACTTGCCGATGGGGCCTGGGAAGACAAAGAAATCGCTCCTCAATTTCTAAATGTCACTCAAAATGAGACAGAACGAATGATTCGTCTTGTTAATGATCTGCTGCAGCTTTCAAAGCTTGACAGCAAAGATTATCGCTTTAATAAAGAATGGATTAACTTTACCAATTTCTTCAATCAGATTATTGACCGCTTTGAGATGACAAAAGAACAGCACGTGACTTTTTTGCGTAAACTGCCCGAAGAAAAACTCTATGTGGACATTGATTCTGATAAGATTACTCAAGTGCTGGATAACATTATTTCCAATGCTCTCAAGTATTCACCAGAGGGCGGTCTGATAACTTTTAAGGCTGAAGTTCATGAGGACAAGCTTCAAATCAGCGTAACAGACCAGGGGATGGGAATTCCAAAAGGAACCGAGAACAAGATATTTGAGCGGTTTTACCGTGTAGATAAAGCGCGGACAAGAAAGCTCGGAGGAACAGGTCTCGGCCTTGCTATAGCAAAAGAGATGATCGGTGCGCATGACGGGGAAATATGGGCGGAAAGTGTGGAAGGCAAAGGGACAACGATCTTATTTACTCTTCCATTTACCCGGGATCAAGAGGATGATTGGGATGAATCGTGA
- the yycF gene encoding response regulator YycF, with translation MEKKILVVDDEKPIADILQFNLKKEGYEVFCAYDGNEALEMVEEIQPDLILLDIMLPNKDGMEVCREVRKKYEIPIIMLTAKDSEIDKVLGLELGADDYVTKPFSTRELLARVKANLRRLQALPPEQQTDKNEIEIGSLTIHPDAYVVSKRGETIELTHREFELLHYLAKHIGQVMTREHLLQTVWGYDYFGDVRTVDVTVRRLREKIEDNPSHPTWIVTRRGVGYYLRNPEQE, from the coding sequence ATGGAAAAGAAAATCTTAGTTGTTGATGATGAAAAGCCGATTGCAGACATTCTGCAATTTAACTTAAAAAAAGAGGGTTATGAAGTATTTTGTGCCTATGATGGAAATGAAGCATTGGAAATGGTAGAAGAAATTCAGCCTGATCTCATCCTTTTAGATATTATGCTCCCGAATAAAGATGGAATGGAAGTATGCCGTGAAGTCCGGAAAAAATACGAAATTCCAATTATCATGCTGACAGCAAAAGATTCCGAAATCGATAAAGTGCTTGGACTTGAACTTGGCGCAGATGACTATGTGACAAAACCATTCAGCACCAGAGAGCTTTTAGCTCGCGTAAAAGCCAATTTAAGAAGATTGCAGGCTCTTCCTCCAGAACAGCAAACAGATAAAAATGAAATTGAAATCGGTTCATTAACGATTCATCCTGATGCTTATGTTGTCTCTAAACGCGGGGAAACGATTGAACTGACTCATCGTGAGTTTGAGCTGCTTCATTATTTAGCCAAACATATTGGACAAGTCATGACGCGCGAACACCTCCTTCAAACCGTTTGGGGCTATGATTATTTTGGTGACGTCCGTACTGTAGATGTGACTGTTCGCAGACTTAGGGAGAAAATCGAAGATAATCCGAGTCATCCGACTTGGATTGTGACACGAAGAGGTGTCGGGTATTACTTGCGAAACCCTGAACAGGAGTAG
- a CDS encoding peptidoglycan DD-metalloendopeptidase family protein, producing MFKRINGFVGNNVQYTKNSIMKKTFFSLAMACGLSFGIGSASAEENLETVYHVYLDGDLAGTVDSQQLIDDLSKQKIDEAKKNYKDYQLTVEEIEIIPEQMFRPVSNNDETLTKLNAELDVVAVAASIKVDDKNVAYFKNKEEAESVLNKFKGKYVSEEVLKQLDTMKKSTVPLQPIKENQSRILDVSFSDKVSVTEEKVSPDKLIAAEEGLKLLEKGTLEEKKHKVNDTDVLSKVAAEYKLTLEDLLALNPSLKDEDIIKPGEELNVKEYKPFTNVLVKEEVSKKEAIVYETEVIEDSSMFKGDMKTKQEGKDGQKLLNYIVFKENGNEVKRETTKDETLTEPVKEIIVKGTKVVPSRGNGSLAWPAVGGYVSSKLGTRWGKMHKGIDIARPSDRTIKAADNGKIVSAGNSGAYGNKVEIDHGNGMKTVYAHLDSISVSVGQTVSQGQKIGVMGSTGRSTGVHLHFEVYQNGKLKNPLDYVKK from the coding sequence GTGTTTAAGCGCATAAATGGATTCGTTGGAAACAACGTTCAATATACAAAAAACAGCATAATGAAGAAGACTTTTTTTAGTTTGGCAATGGCTTGCGGTCTGTCATTTGGCATTGGATCTGCATCTGCAGAAGAAAATCTTGAAACCGTTTATCATGTCTATTTAGATGGAGATCTAGCAGGTACAGTAGACAGTCAGCAGTTAATTGATGACCTTTCAAAGCAGAAAATTGATGAGGCCAAAAAGAACTATAAAGATTATCAATTAACGGTTGAAGAAATTGAAATCATCCCTGAACAAATGTTTCGTCCTGTTTCGAATAATGATGAAACATTAACTAAACTGAATGCAGAACTTGATGTTGTGGCAGTAGCTGCTTCCATTAAAGTAGACGATAAAAACGTTGCTTACTTCAAAAACAAAGAAGAAGCCGAAAGCGTATTAAACAAATTTAAAGGCAAATATGTTTCAGAGGAAGTTTTAAAGCAGCTGGATACGATGAAAAAATCCACCGTGCCTTTGCAGCCTATTAAAGAAAACCAATCACGTATATTAGACGTTTCCTTTTCTGATAAAGTTTCAGTTACTGAAGAAAAAGTTTCTCCCGACAAGCTGATTGCTGCTGAGGAAGGCTTAAAGCTTCTTGAAAAAGGAACTCTTGAAGAGAAAAAGCATAAAGTCAATGATACAGATGTACTCAGTAAAGTAGCTGCTGAATATAAGCTTACATTAGAAGATTTGCTTGCACTGAATCCAAGCTTAAAAGATGAAGATATCATTAAGCCTGGAGAAGAACTGAATGTAAAAGAATATAAACCATTTACAAATGTACTTGTAAAAGAAGAAGTATCAAAGAAAGAAGCGATTGTCTATGAAACAGAAGTGATTGAAGATTCTTCTATGTTCAAAGGCGACATGAAAACGAAGCAAGAAGGTAAAGACGGTCAAAAGCTGTTAAATTATATTGTTTTTAAAGAAAATGGCAATGAAGTGAAACGCGAAACAACAAAAGATGAAACACTTACTGAACCAGTAAAAGAAATTATCGTCAAAGGCACGAAAGTCGTTCCTTCTCGCGGAAATGGTTCATTAGCATGGCCTGCTGTAGGCGGTTATGTTTCAAGCAAGCTCGGAACCCGCTGGGGGAAAATGCATAAAGGGATAGATATTGCCCGTCCAAGCGATCGAACAATAAAAGCTGCAGACAATGGAAAAATCGTTTCAGCTGGAAACTCTGGAGCGTATGGAAATAAAGTAGAGATTGATCACGGCAATGGAATGAAAACTGTTTACGCCCATTTAGACTCTATTTCGGTTTCAGTAGGTCAAACAGTATCTCAAGGCCAGAAAATCGGTGTGATGGGATCTACTGGACGTTCTACCGGTGTTCATTTGCACTTCGAAGTTTATCAAAATGGAAAATTGAAAAATCCGCTTGATTACGTGAAAAAATAA